The Vibrio tasmaniensis genomic sequence GACTCGGCTTGGACTTCAGGCCAGCTAGAGAACGGCTTTACCTATCATGTTTATCCTGATCATGAAGCGCCAGTTTCTGTTCGCTTAGTCGTACATGCAGGCTCTATTCAAGAAACTCGTCAACAAGAAGGTTATGCGCATTTTGTCGAACACATGGCATTTAATGGCAGTAAGAACTTCTCGCAAAACGATGTGATTCGCCTATTTGAAGATGCAGGTGCTAGTTTTGGGGCTGATATTAATGCCTACACCTCTTATGAAGAGACGGTATATCAGCTAGATTTACCCGATAACGTCCAATTACAGTCTGCCCTAACGTGGATGCGAGACATCGGTGATGGATTGGATCTCGCCAGTTCAGAAGTTGAAAAAGAAAAAGGTGTGGTTCTTGGGGAGTTTCGTATGGCTCGCCTTGATGATAAGTCATTCCCAGAAGTGTTTTATGACCACTTTATTGAAGGTGGACCGTATGAATCCCAAGACGCATTGGGAACTAAAGAATCGGTTGTAAATGCGACTTCTCAAACCCTAACCAATTTTTACCAGACTTGGTATCAACCACAAATCGTAGAGCTTGTTGTTTCAGGTGATGTGGATATCGAAACCGTGATCCCATTAATCGAAGCGAAGTTTTCTAGTTGGCAGCGTGGTGAAACGCCTAAACCAGTGAAACAGAAAGTCACCACTTTCAACGAAGGTGACTATGTTGAGTATACGAAGAGAGAAGCCCCAAGTATTTCACTGACGTTTAACCGAGGTTCAAACATCATTGAAACTCACGATCAACAGCACCAACGTTGGTTGGATGAAACCTCCCAGTTATTGATTCAACAACGACTTGAAGCGGTATTTAATGATGCGGCTTTGCCTACTCAATGGATAGCGTCAGACAGTCTTGAAATGGGTGCTCTGCTTTATTCATCAACAAGTATTGGATTCCCTGTTGGAAGCCGTGAAGTGACTCAGCAAAAGATGCTCTCGACGTTGGCATCATTGCGTGATTACGGTGTGTCGAAAGCGGAGATCGTCGGTGAGCAACACTACTACCAAAACTTACTCGATAATATTGAGGATGACTGGGATAAAGAAGACGGTGTCGACCATGCGAACAATAAAGCAAGTGCTTTAGTGACCGGTCGAATCGTTCAATCACAGAAAGATTATCAGGCCAGTATGGGAGGTTTCATTTCCAACTTCAGTCTTGAAGCTATTAATGACAACATAAAAAGCATACTTTCTGGTGATTATTTCATGATCATTGGCATGAGTAAGACTGAAAATAGAGCCGCAATCAATAACTCGTTAGAGAGCTTAAAAGCCACCTTTGGCGACATGAGTACTAATAGCAAAATAGGTACTAATAGAGAAACGGGTACCGCGCCGTTGGTTGCAGCGGCGGGCAGTGCTTTTGCGGTACCGAGTTCGCAAGGCGATATTGTGTTGGTTGAACAAATATCTGTCGATCCATACATTCAAAAATGGACGTTAAGTAATGGCATTGATATGTGGTACTTACGTGACTCACTGGCGAATGATGATGTTGGCGTGATGTACATGAGTTTGGGTGGAAAGGCTGCTTTGGAGCCAAGCTTATACCCAGCGGTTGAGGTTGCATTGCCTACTTTTGCTCGAAGTGGTGTGGGTGATTTGACCGGTTCTGAACTTCAAGCGTACTTTGACCGTGAAAATATTCAAGCCGATTCTTTTATAGGCAATACTCGTCATGGTGTTGAATTTAATATCAAAAAATATGGGCTAAAAGATACGTTTGCTGCGCTTTATACTTTCATAACCGCGCCTAAAATAAGTCCCGAGCAGCTAGAAGCTGTGAAGCAGGAGTTTGTACAAGGTCAAGAATCGTTCTTGAGCAGCCCTGTTGGCCAGTTTGAACGTGCAATAAACCAAAATATTTATCGTCAAGAAAGCCGTCACCTCTTTGTTAATAAAGAGCGTGTTGAAGTGGTTTCTGTGGAAGATATCAGCCACCTTCATCAGCAACTGTTTGGTCAAATGAGGCATAACCAATTGGTGATCGTTGGTGATATTGATCCAAGCGTATTGAAGCCTTTGGTTCAGCAATATTTGGCTTCTATTCCATTAGAAAAAGCTCTAGTCCCTGACTTTAAGGTGGCTTACAAGCAACCATCAGAACCACGCATTGATTTAGCCATCAACAACGTGAATAGCGCGGAGTACGTCTTAAGAGTCATTGCTGAACCTAGTACTGTAACCACGGTTGAAAAAGTTATTACGTCAAAAGATATCTTCATGGAAAGCATTCTGGAACGTTTGTTAGCGACTCGCTTAGATACCTATATTCGTGAAGAGTTGAGCTTAGATTACTCACCTTATACATTCTCAGCGTCAGCAGATAGTGAGTTGAGTAACGAGTGGGTTATCGGTGCGATGATAGCGCCAGAGAACGTTGATAAAGTGGAAGTGGCGATTGATAAGGTGATTACAGACCTTTTACAAGGCGTTTCTGAAGAGGAAATGCGAGCGGTTGTGAAACAGTTTGAAGCTGACTTCACGCCTCTCGAGATGAGCTCTATTGACCAAGCGTGGTATGTGTCTCGTTATCTACTTCATGGTTACGATATCGAAGCCTTGTCTCAAGTTGAGCGCGTGGCGAGATCGATATCCACTGAAGATATGAATGCTCTAATACAGCGTATTTTTGGTGAGAACAGCCGTAAGGTTAAGAACATCATGCGTCCTAAAGCCTAACGTAGAGCGTGAAAACGATAGCCAAAAGTGCTTCGACAAATACCCCTTCAAAGCCAAGCATTGATTGCTTGGCTTTTTGTTTTTTGACGACTTTGGATTCGTGAATACAGCGCTAGGAGGTCAGCAATTGTCAGCGTAGTGTCAAATGTGTTCGGTTGTGTTTCTAAATCAATTGTAACTTTCATAGCTGTTATATATTGTCGCAGTGTTTACCATTCAGGATTATTGTTAATTGCTTAAACTAGGTACCCGATTAGTCTTAATGTTGTTTTTACTGAGCTTTGGCTTAGTGAATTCTAACGGCTATTCGTTTCCTTCTAAGCCATTTCAAATTCATTCGGCTCAAGAGCAATCTTCGCAGAATGAACAATTTTCATCAAATGAACAATCTTCCTCGAAAAAACAGTGTAAACAAGCCACTACGGATAATCCGTCGAGCTACTTAGAGTGCGATAAGGTTCCGTTTGGTACCGTGCCTTATGGTGACAGTTCCAACTATCATGACACCGAGTCGAGCCTCCAAGCTGCAAACTTCAGACGTATGCTCAGCAACGAGCAAGAAAGCGTGGCCGATCTTGAGCCTGCTTATCATCTACTGATCGACTTTTCGCCCCCTTCATTACTGGCTTCTCTGCTTTTGAATACACCTTTGTTGGATTCCAAGCAGCATTGGACCAGCATTGTGAGTTCTCCGTCCTCCCGGCTTTCTGGGTGGAAAGAGGGCAATATTCAATACTCGCATTTCCGAGAACTTCTTAGCTAATCGTTTGACCTTAAATTGGTCGTATCGATGGTCGCCTTGTGTCCGTTGAACTCGCCAATTAACCCAATATAGCGACACACAATTGTTAGCCTCACTATTACTCAATCAGCTTGTTTTGGTTGTGACTAGTTG encodes the following:
- a CDS encoding insulinase family protein; protein product: MKTYYLATAICLTLVGCSSTSKTTDTFIQPDSAWTSGQLENGFTYHVYPDHEAPVSVRLVVHAGSIQETRQQEGYAHFVEHMAFNGSKNFSQNDVIRLFEDAGASFGADINAYTSYEETVYQLDLPDNVQLQSALTWMRDIGDGLDLASSEVEKEKGVVLGEFRMARLDDKSFPEVFYDHFIEGGPYESQDALGTKESVVNATSQTLTNFYQTWYQPQIVELVVSGDVDIETVIPLIEAKFSSWQRGETPKPVKQKVTTFNEGDYVEYTKREAPSISLTFNRGSNIIETHDQQHQRWLDETSQLLIQQRLEAVFNDAALPTQWIASDSLEMGALLYSSTSIGFPVGSREVTQQKMLSTLASLRDYGVSKAEIVGEQHYYQNLLDNIEDDWDKEDGVDHANNKASALVTGRIVQSQKDYQASMGGFISNFSLEAINDNIKSILSGDYFMIIGMSKTENRAAINNSLESLKATFGDMSTNSKIGTNRETGTAPLVAAAGSAFAVPSSQGDIVLVEQISVDPYIQKWTLSNGIDMWYLRDSLANDDVGVMYMSLGGKAALEPSLYPAVEVALPTFARSGVGDLTGSELQAYFDRENIQADSFIGNTRHGVEFNIKKYGLKDTFAALYTFITAPKISPEQLEAVKQEFVQGQESFLSSPVGQFERAINQNIYRQESRHLFVNKERVEVVSVEDISHLHQQLFGQMRHNQLVIVGDIDPSVLKPLVQQYLASIPLEKALVPDFKVAYKQPSEPRIDLAINNVNSAEYVLRVIAEPSTVTTVEKVITSKDIFMESILERLLATRLDTYIREELSLDYSPYTFSASADSELSNEWVIGAMIAPENVDKVEVAIDKVITDLLQGVSEEEMRAVVKQFEADFTPLEMSSIDQAWYVSRYLLHGYDIEALSQVERVARSISTEDMNALIQRIFGENSRKVKNIMRPKA